The following are encoded in a window of Artemia franciscana chromosome 5, ASM3288406v1, whole genome shotgun sequence genomic DNA:
- the LOC136027215 gene encoding retinol dehydrogenase 13-like — protein MVTINKLILTASAGGTCIGGLLLLKDALSGKIYEGKERIDGKVVIVTGANSGIGKETVKELANRGGKVYMACRDLQKCEEERQKIVLETKNKSVYCRECDLASQESVKEFVKTFKKEQQHLHILVNNAGVMKCPRLVTQENIELQLGVNHMGHFLLTNLLLDYLKESAPSRIVNVSSVAHARGRMKWSDLNSEIHYDKREAYNQSKLANVMFTMELSKRLQGTGVTANALHPGLVDTNIIRYINESAMGRYILALGAWPFIRTPQRGAQTVLYACLDPQFEKVSGKYLNDCEITSAAPQSLDEKNNLRLWLTSEKWTRLQAALNETGNNPVS, from the exons GGATGCACTAAGTGGAAAAATATATGAAGGCAAAGAACGCATAGATGGAAAAGTTGTTATAGTCACAGGAGCCAACAGTGGCATAGGAAAGGAAACAGTTAAAGAACTAGCCAATAGAGGAGGCAAAGTTTATATGGCATGCAGagacctacaaaaatgtgaagaG gaacGACAGAAAATTGTCCTAGAAACGAAGAATAAGTCTGTCTATTGCAGAGAATGTGATCTTGCATCCCAAGAATCAGTAAAGGAGTTCGTAAAAACCTTTAAGAAAG AGCAACAACACTTGCATATCTTAGTAAACAATGCTGGTGTAATGAAATGCCCACGTCTTGTTACGCAAGAAAATATAGAGCTACAGCTGGGAGTAAATCATATGGGTCATTTTCTGTTGACCAACTTGTTGTTGGATTATCTAAAG GAAAGTGCACCAAGCCGAATAGTCAATGTTTCATCAGTAGCTCATGCAAGAGGACGCATGAAGTGGTCGGATTTGAATTCTGAAATACATTATGATAAAAGAGAAGCCTATAATCAAAGTAAATTAGCCAATGTTATGTTCACTATGGAACTTTCTAAAAGGTTGCAAG gtacaGGTGTAACTGCGAACGCCCTTCACCCAGGTTTGGTTGACACCAATATAATACGGTACATTAATGAATCAGCCATGGGGAGATACATACTAGCATTAGGAGCGTGGCCGTTTATCAGAACTCCGCAGCGCGGGGCTCAGACTGTCTTATATGCATGTTTGGATCCTCAATTTGAAAAAGTCAGCGGGAAATATTTAAATGATTGTGAAATAACATCTGCAGCTCCTCAGTCCCTagacgaaaaaaataatttaagactCTGGTTAACAAGTGAAAAATGGACTAGATTACAAGCAGCATTAAACGAGACTGGTAATAATCCTGTATCGTAG